From one Dysidea avara chromosome 9, odDysAvar1.4, whole genome shotgun sequence genomic stretch:
- the LOC136266649 gene encoding E3 SUMO-protein ligase ZBED1-like — protein MDVLRLACAGHTLNLAVQKALQIPQVSTPLARCRKLVSHFHKSRVDSDEFKKNQLMFSDIPKHKLIHDVATRWNSTYDMIERVCEQQLPISSVLLQRRDSLMHLELLPNEWRILEDVVKLLRPFKIATQHLSGEEYPTISTLGPLLHEIQIKTAFQDDDSVAVKAFKKALQDDMDSRYTDPNIKFLMYKSSFLDPRFKTLTHLSSTAKQEIFDWVVEDILNLNNDNESNDVQIECVTTTESSEPSTSSNSDCNGPTRKKKKKSALMELIGDKFQSENEQTTDTTTFKDIVHSELLRYKTEPSISVDHPPLHWWSVRRHLYPNVSKLACKYLCVVATSVPSEQLFSTAGNVVSVKRAALLPENVEKLIFLHDNLPPVSLPYRRCVQDEACDCDSCNA, from the exons ATGGATGTGCTTAGGCTTGCATGTGCAGGCCACACCTTAAACTTGGCTGTCCAGAAAGCATTGCAAATACCTCAAGTTTCCACACCATTAGCAAGATGTAGAAAGCTTGTTAGCCATTTTCACAAGTCACGTGTGGACAGTGATGAATTCAAAAAAAACCAGCTGATGTTTAGTGATATTCCAAAACACAAGCTTATTCATGATGTGGCAACTCGCTGGAATTCCACGTATGACATGATAGAACGAGTCTGTGAGCAGCAGCTGCCTATCAGTAGTGTATTACTACAGCGTCGAGATAGTTTGATGCATTTGGAACTACTCCCAAATGAATGGCGTATTTTGGAAGATGTTGTCAAGCTACTAAGGCCTTTTAAAATTGCTACTCAGCACCTCTCTGGTGAAGAGTATCCCACCATCTCTACATTGGGACCCCTACTACATGAAATTCAAATCAAAACAGCTTTCCAAGATGATGATAGCGTGgc ggttaaagcaTTTAAGAAAGCTTTACAAGATGATATGGATTCTAGATACACAGATCCCAATATTAAGTTTTTAATGTACAAGTCCTCATTTCTGGATCCCAGGTTCAAAACCCTGACACATTTATCATCAACAGCTAAACAAGAAATTTTTGATTGGGTTGTGGAAGATATTCTAAACTTAAACAATGATAATGAATCAAATGATGTTCAAATTGAGTGTGTTACTACCACAGAGTCTTCAGAGCCCTCCACTTCTTCCAATAGTGACTGCAATGGACCTACaagaaaaaagaagaaaaagagtGCATTAATGGAGCTTATTGGAGACAAATTTCAATCTGAAAATGAGCAAACTACTGATACAACAACTTTTAAGGACATCGTGCATTCAGAACTACTTCGTTACAAAACTGAACCTTCAATATCAGTAGATCATCCTCCACTTCACTGGTGGTCTGTTCGTCGACACTTGTACCCAAATGTGAGTAAACTGGCATGCAAATATCTTTGTGTGGTGGCCACTTCTGTGCCATCAGAGCAATTGTTTAGCACAGCTGGTAATGTTGTGTCTGTTAAACGTGCTGCACTGCTGCCAGAAAATGTTGAGAAACTGATTTTTTTACATGACAATCTACCACCAGTGTCTTTACCTTACAGGCGTTGTGTACAGGATGAGGCATGTGACTGTGACTCTTGTAACGCTTAG
- the LOC136266650 gene encoding uncharacterized protein — MDENTVVDQLFYSDTDDDWNNSDEEDSFVHGEDSFVLDRLTREQDDDYGDVEENDREEEFSNDEEDIEEETNNDYEADVRYCEGHDESSHPGPSGLHSGVSDGGIFFIY, encoded by the exons ATGGATGAAAATACTGTTGTTGATCAGCTTTTCTATAGCGACACCGACGATGACTGGAACAACTCGGACGAAGAGGACTCTTTTGTCCATGGAGAAGACTCTTTTGTCCTTGATAGGCTTACCAGGGAACAAGACG ATGATTATGGCGATGTGGAAGAAAATGATCGTGAGGAAGAGTTCAGCAACGACGAAGAAGACATCGAGGAAGAAACAAACAATGATTATGAAG CTGATGTAAGATATTGTGAAGGTCATGATGAGTCAAGCCATCCTGGACCATCTGGGCTACATAGTGGAGTGAGTGACGGTgggattttttttatttattaa